In one window of Denticeps clupeoides chromosome 2, fDenClu1.1, whole genome shotgun sequence DNA:
- the insig1 gene encoding insulin-induced gene 1 protein: protein MPRLEEHCWSCSCPTRMKAEELSSASWVASKAEEMMSIVTSVAGHACGSLHRIQTANLIRRGLVLFTIGVFLALVLNLLQIQRNVTLFPEEVMATLFSSAWWIPPCCGTAAAVIGLLYPCLDSHLGEPHKFKREWASVMRCIAVFVGINHASAKLDFANNVQLSLTLAALSLGLWWTFDRSRSGFGLGLTTALLATLITQLLVYNGVYQYTSPDFLYVRSWLPCIFFSGGVTVGNIGRQLAMGCAEKPHND from the exons ATGCCAAGGTTAGAGGAACACTGCTGGAGCTGCTCCTGTCCGACGCGGATGAAAGCCGAAGAGCTGTCGAGCGCCAGCTGGGTCGCGTCGAAAGCGGAAGAGATGATGTCCATCGTGACCTCCGTGGCCGGGCACGCCTGCGGCTCCCTGCACCGGATCCAGACCGCCAACCTGATTCGGCGGGGCCTCGTGCTCTTCACCATCGGGGTGTTCCTGGCGCTGGTGCTCAACCTGCTGCAGATCCAGAGGAACGTGACCCTCTTCCCCGAGGAGGTGATGGCGACCCTGTTCTCGTCCGCCTGGTGGATCCCGCCGTGCTGCGGGACCGCAGCTG CTGTGATTGGGCTGCTTTATCCCTGCTTGGACAGTCATCTCGGGGAGCCACACAAGTTCAAGAGGGAGTGGGCCAGTGTTATGCGCTGCATCGCTGTCTTCGTGGGCATCAACCATGCCAGTGCT AAACTGGACTTTGCCAATAATGTGCAGTTGTCCCTGACGCTAGCTGCTTTGTCACTGGGACTGTGGTGGACGTTTGACCGCTCCAGGAGTGGGTTTGGCCTAGGACTCACCACCGCTCTCCTGGCAACTCTGATCACACAGCTGCTGGTCTACAATGGCGTATATCA GTACACATCCCCAGACTTCCTGTATGTTCGCTCATGGCTGCCCTGTATATTCTTCTCTGGAGGAGTCACGGTGGGAAACATCGGACGTCAGCTGGCTATG GGTTGTGCTGAGAAGCCCCATAATGACTAA